CGCGCAAGCGCTGCTGCTCTCCGGGGCGGCGGAGCGGGAAAGCGCGGGAATCATCGCTGCGCTAAAGACGCTCATCGGCACTGCCGCGAGCGCGCCCGCACCGGTGGTGCACAACCTCGAGGGGGAAGACAGCCTTCCTGGAGACGACGCGAGCCTGGTAGCCAGCATCGTTACTGGCGCCGGCGCGCTCGGCGAGTCCACTCGCGTGGGCACAGAGATCAACAGCCATTCGATCGAGCAGCTCATGGACGCGCTGGCGCTGCAGGCGCTGTTCTACCGGCTCGACAACACCCTGACGCTGGCCCGGATCAAGGAGCTGAGCGATGCGGCGCAGAACATCGCCGGTCGCAGCGAGGAAACCCTCCTCGAAGCACTGCATGTCTTGCTGATCCCGGGCGGCCGCCTTTCCGAGCAGGGTCTGCAACTGCCGATTTCCGACGCTGCGGCGGGCTTCGACCGCTGGAACGGGAAGGGAACGATCGCCGCGCGAGATGCGTTTCACGCGGCGATTCTCGAACTCATCCAGCGCCTGGACCAGATCGAGGCGCGGGGCACGATGCTGCGTGTTGAATCTCTGGTCGGAAAGAGCGCGAACGATCTGGTGCTTGCCGCGACCGATCCCGACCCGACAAGCGCCTCGGCCATCGCCTATCGGTACGCGCTCAAGAATCTCAATCCCTTTGTGGTGACCGGGATCGATTACCGGAATCTGCATGGCGCCGCAGGCGAGCTCGACCTCCACGATCCCGTGCAGCGCAGCGGCTCGCTCACCCAGCAGTGGATCGAGGATCGGGCCACCTTTCTTGCGGTACAGATGGCGGCCTATGCGCAGGACAAGGACGTCGTTTTCGACATCGAAGACCGGCAATTTCTCGACCAGCCTTCCCAGGCCCGCCTTTACACCTCCAGTTTTTCCGACGACAACGGCCTGCCGATCCCTGCGCTGGGCTCGCGCAAGCTCGTGTTTGGCGGCGATCAGTCCGATCTTGTCCGGGGCGGCAACAAGAACGATCGGCTGTATGGAGGAGCGAGTCCGGACGTGCTTTCCGGCGGCGAAGGCGATGACTATCTCGAAGGCGGTTTCGGCAGGGATGTGTATGTCTACGACGCCAAGCGCCGGCTGGACGATACGCTCGGCTACGTCGAAACTCACGACGGCAACGACACGATTGTGGATGTCGACGGAGCGGGTGTATTGCGTTACGAGGTTCGCGATACCCTGCTTCCGACCCTTGTGCGCGTTATCGCCGATGCCAGGATCCAGGTGTCCGGGACTCAGTGGCGCAGCACCGACGGACGTTTTGTCTACACCAGGATTGTCAACGAAGCGGGCCGATATGACTTGCGGGTAGACCTGGAAACCGGCGGCAGCCTGTTGCTCAAGGACTGGCGCGAGGGCGACTTCGGCATCCGGCTCGGCAGCGCGCGTGTGACGCCCACGGCGCCGGATTCATATCGCTCCATCAATGGCGACGTGCATCCGGACGAGTACACCACCACCGTCAATCTCACTGCCAACGGCGCACTGCCGGAGCTTCCTCAAAACTGGCGACTGATCGGCCTTTCCTACAACTACGACGCCCAGAACAATCCGGTCTCAGCCACCTTGACCTATTACGTGGTCGACGACTTGGGTAATCCGATCGGATCGACACCGGAGCCGGATCGCACGGATTCCCTGTACGGCAGCGAAGGGCCGGATGTCATCCAGTCGCTCGGCGGGGACGACCTCGTATACGCTCGCGCCGGGGACGATCTGGTGTTCGGAGGGGAAGGTGCCGATGCGCTCGGCGGCGAGAGTGGCGCGGACACGATCTCGGGCGAAGCCGGTCTGGACCGACTCGATGGCGGGGAGGGCGACGATGATCTTCTCGGAGGCGAGGATGCCGACATCGTGAATGGCGGAGATGGCAAGGATCGACTGGCCGGCGGATCGGGAAGGGACCTCCTGTTTGGCGATGGAGGCGATGACGAGATCTACGCCGGCGACATGGTCGAAACTTTGGCGCTCTCGGCAAGCGTCAGGAGCGCCGAGACCCAGGCTGCGAGCGGATTGCAAGGCGAATGGCTGGACGGCGGCGAGGGTGCCGACATCGTGCTCGGCGGCGCGGGCCACGACCAGTTAATGGGCGGTGGCGGTGATGATGTGCTGGCCGGAGGCGGCGGCGACGACAACCTCGACGGAGATCTGCACGGCACCGCAGTCGATCGCGACCGCTGGCTAGTGACGCGCCAGATCGAGTCGACCGCCGGCGCGATCGTCTATCGACAGGTTTTCAACGATTACGCACAGTACGGCAGCAGCGCGAACGCAGGGCATGACATTCTGTACGGCGGTGCGGGAGCGGACTGGTTGTTTGGCAACGGTGGGGACGATCTGCTCGATGGGGGTGCCGATAACGATGTAGCCTTTGGCGGTGCGGGTGATGATGTCCTGCTGGGCGGTGGCGGCGACGATGTGTTGACCGGGGATAACGGCGAAGGGGCCGAGGGCTCGGGCGCCGATTTCCTGGAAGGCGGTGAGGGTGCCGACGTTCTGTGGGGCAATAGGGGCGACGACGTCTTGCTGGGCGGCAGTGGCGCCGACGAACTTTATGGTGGAGAGGGAGACGACGTTCTCCAAGGCGGTACCGGCGAAGACGTGCTAAGAGGCGGCCCCGGCAAGGATACCTATGTTTTCGAACGCGGGGATGGCCTCGAGGTCATCTTCGATGCCTCGACCGGTCCGAACGGTGTCGCCGAACGCAGCGTGCTCGCGCTGGGAGAAGGTATCACGCGGGAAGACCTCAGGTTCCGCACCGGTAGTCTCACGATCGACTTGGGCAACGGCGATCAGATTCGCTTCGCCGACTTCGATCCCGAGGATCCGGACTCTACTCGGGTCCTGGAATTGATCCAGTTCGCGGACGGCACGTCGATGACCTACCAGGACGTGCTGGACCGGGGATTCGACATCGACGGCACCGCCGGCGACGACAACGGCGAGACCGGATCCTCGCCGATGCTCGTTGGCACCGCGGTCGATGATCGAATCCGCGGCTTGGCGGGAAACGACGTTCTCGCCGGCCTCGGCGGCAACGACGTTCTCGACGGAGGAGCAGGCAGCGATCATCTTCAGGGCGGACCCGGGGACGACGCCTATATCGTCGATGCCGCGGACACGATCTACGACCCGGACGGACACAACAGCGTGTCCTTCGCGGATGCCACTGCTGCGGAAGACATCGATCTCGTCCGTACTGTGCAAGGCGGAACCGAGTATTTCTTTCTCTCGATCCGCGGGCACGAGCTTCTGGCGCAAAACACCTCTGAGCCTTCCTTCGTCTCCTTCCGCTTCTCGAACGGGACAAGTCTAAGCCATGCGCAGCTCCTCGGGCTGCGTCTGTTCGAGGATCGCACCGCCTCCGGCACCGAGGGCAACGACGTGATGTCGGGCTATGCGGGCAACGATCAGTTGGACGGCGGGGAGGGCAACGACGCGCTTTCCGGCTACCTCGGCGCGGATACTCTCATCGGCGGCAGCGGCGACGATATTCTGGACGGTGGAGCCGGTGACGACCAGCTCGTGGGCGGCTTCGGCTCCGATCTCTATGTTTTCGGTGCAAACAGCGGTTCCGACACCATCGTGGACCAGGGCAACACCGCAGCCGAAGACATGATCGTGTTCGGTGCGGGCGTCGCGCCCTCCGACGTCGCGCTCGAGCGTGCCGCGAACGGCGACCTTCGCATCGAACTTGCCGCCAGCGGCGAGCGCATCGTCATCCAGGGGCATTTCCTCGACGCGCGAAATCGCATCGAGCGCCTCCTGTTCGAGGACGGCACCGTCATCGACCGCGCCGTGCTCGACGCGCTGCAAGTGCCACCGATCATGGGCGGCGCGGGTGACGATACGCTCATTGGCACCCAATGGGCGGACACCATCGAAGGCCTCTCCGGCGCGGATGTCCTGGATGGCGGCGCGGGCGCCGACCGGTTCGTCGGCGGAGACGGCGCGGATACCTATGTCTTCGACTGGGGGATGGGTGCGGATACCCTCGTCGATACATCCGCCGAAGGAAGCACGCTGCGTCTGGGCGAGACGCTCGCCTTTGACAGCCTCTCCGCCCGTCGCGTGGGCGAGGATCTCAGGATCACCGTTCGTGGCACCTCCGACGGCGTGCGCATCGAAGGCTACTATGCTGCGCCGCAGACCTGGACAATCCAAGACAGCGCCGGCCAGACCACGACGGTCGATGCGCTCGTCCAGGCGACCGAGGCGCGGGATGCCGACCCCGTGCAGGCCTTGTGGGACGACTACCGATACACCATCCGGTCGGAGCTCGCAGCCGAGTATCGCAACCAGGGCTTCGCGTTCAGCGGGCCCGATCGGCTGCGCTACCGTTCGCTCGAAGGCAGCCGCATCAGTGCGCACGTCAGCATCATCGACCAGCTCATCACCACGGACTACCGCAACCTCTTGACGGGCGCCACGGGCAGCTTCACGCAACAGCATCACTCGGAGGCCTGGTCGCTGCCCCGGCCAATCGTCTGGGACCGCCAGGTCCACATCGTCGAGCACATCGTCCTGACCGACGATGCGCAGATCCTCCTTCCGTCCGGGGCGACATCCGAGACTTCGACCGCGGCGGTCGTGCTGGCCGCGACCTGGGGTGCGCCCTCCGGCACCTCGATCACCCGCATCTCCAACAGCGGCTACACCGACGGCGATTTCGTCTTCGCAACCGAGAACCGCACCACCGAATTCTCGGGGACTTCGACCGGGACGATCACGGGGCTCTCCGACCAGCCGCCCGACGCCACCGGCAACCCCTACCTGAGCGCCACGTCCGCGCCCGCGAACATCGCCAGCGACTTTCTTCAGGAACAGACCACGCGCACGATCGCACAGCTTCGCGCCGGCGACTCACCCAATACCATCGACGGCAACGGCTACACGGAGAGCATGGTCGACGCCGGCGCGGGCGATGATGTCGTGCTTCGCGCGGGCTTTCAGTACGGCGGCGCGGGAAACGACCGGCTCGAAGAAGGCCGCGTGCTGCTGGGCGGAACCGGCGATGACCTCCTGGCCCGGGGCACGTACATGGCGGGCGGGGACGGCAACGATCTGCTGCAAGGTTCGGACGAGATCAATACGTTCGCCTTCCGCGACGGCGAGAGCGGTCGCGATGTCGTCACGGACAGCGCTGACGCGAAAGACGCCTACAAGGCATGGTACTACGGCAACGTGCTGGGCATCGCGAACTGGCGGTTCCGCGACGAGCACGGTGGGCGCTACCTCGCGCATGCCGGTCCCACGGGAAGCGCCCCTTTCGATGCCGACTACGTCGTCTTCGACCTGGCGCAGCTCGTCGATCCGGCCCTCGTGGACGAAGCTGACTATCCGAGGATCGACAACGTCGACGACTACCTGGCGTTCTATGCCTATGTGCGCGCACACCCCGAGCGGGTGGAGTACATCCAGCCGCTGCCCGCACTTCCCGTCACCGGGGCGAACGACTACGCGGCGCTGCAGCCGCTGTATGCGGCCGGTGTGGTCGCGCTCGATACGGTCGCGTTGCCCGAGCGCGTGACGCAGGAGAACCTGCGGGCGAGCTTGGTGCAGGTTCCCTGGCGCTCGCCCGTCAGCGGGTCGATCGAAACCTATGCCGCCATCGAGATCGAACTGGGCGGCGGGCAAAGCGCGCGTTTCCTGCTCCCGCACGCCGAAGACGGCCTGGGCAGCGGCGTGGAGCAATTCCGGTTCGCCGACGGCACGGTGATTTCCACCCAGGCCCTGCTCGATCGCATCGCGCCGGAGGCGAGCCTCGATCCGCAGACCGCGGACAACGTGATCGAAGTCACCGCGGCGGACCTCGGCGTTTATGCGCCGAACACGGGCTATGTCATCGCGGGTCGTGCGGGGGATGACCGCATCACCGGTTCCGGATTCGGCGACTGGCTCTCCGGCGACGAAGGCAACGACCTGCTCTCGGGCGGTGGTGGCGACGACGTGCTCCTCGGGGGCGCGGGCAACGACAGCCTCGCCGGCGGCCCCGGTGAGGACGTGCTCATCGGCGGTGCGGGCGACGATACTTACCACTTCGGAACGGGAACCGTCGCCGACACGGTGGTGAGCGAGCACGGGGGCTTCGACGTCGTGCGCGTGGCGGACGGCTTTAGCGCGGCCGACATCACGCTCGCGCGAAACGGCGACGATCTCACCATCGGATTGAACGGCGGCGCCGATCGCATGACACTGTCCGACTGGTTCACGTCGCCCGAGCGGGTTCGCCGAATCGTCTTCGGCGACACAAGCGCGCTGGACGAGGCAGCCATCTCGGCAAGAACCGACCACAGCCTCACGGCGCTGGACGATTTCACCTCGGTCCAGGAAGACGCCGGCAGCGTGACCGGCAACGTGCTGGCGAACGACGTGGACTCGGAGCCTGGCGCCATCCTGCGCGTGAGCAACGCGGGCCAGTACGCCGGGGGCTACGGCACGCTGAGCCTTGCGCAGGACGGCAACTACACCTACACCCTCGACGTCGCAACCGGGCAATCGCTCGCGCAGGACGAGCGTCATATCGAGGCATTCGGCT
This Burkholderiales bacterium DNA region includes the following protein-coding sequences:
- a CDS encoding putative Ig domain-containing protein, with amino-acid sequence MVHNLEGEDSLPGDDASLVASIVTGAGALGESTRVGTEINSHSIEQLMDALALQALFYRLDNTLTLARIKELSDAAQNIAGRSEETLLEALHVLLIPGGRLSEQGLQLPISDAAAGFDRWNGKGTIAARDAFHAAILELIQRLDQIEARGTMLRVESLVGKSANDLVLAATDPDPTSASAIAYRYALKNLNPFVVTGIDYRNLHGAAGELDLHDPVQRSGSLTQQWIEDRATFLAVQMAAYAQDKDVVFDIEDRQFLDQPSQARLYTSSFSDDNGLPIPALGSRKLVFGGDQSDLVRGGNKNDRLYGGASPDVLSGGEGDDYLEGGFGRDVYVYDAKRRLDDTLGYVETHDGNDTIVDVDGAGVLRYEVRDTLLPTLVRVIADARIQVSGTQWRSTDGRFVYTRIVNEAGRYDLRVDLETGGSLLLKDWREGDFGIRLGSARVTPTAPDSYRSINGDVHPDEYTTTVNLTANGALPELPQNWRLIGLSYNYDAQNNPVSATLTYYVVDDLGNPIGSTPEPDRTDSLYGSEGPDVIQSLGGDDLVYARAGDDLVFGGEGADALGGESGADTISGEAGLDRLDGGEGDDDLLGGEDADIVNGGDGKDRLAGGSGRDLLFGDGGDDEIYAGDMVETLALSASVRSAETQAASGLQGEWLDGGEGADIVLGGAGHDQLMGGGGDDVLAGGGGDDNLDGDLHGTAVDRDRWLVTRQIESTAGAIVYRQVFNDYAQYGSSANAGHDILYGGAGADWLFGNGGDDLLDGGADNDVAFGGAGDDVLLGGGGDDVLTGDNGEGAEGSGADFLEGGEGADVLWGNRGDDVLLGGSGADELYGGEGDDVLQGGTGEDVLRGGPGKDTYVFERGDGLEVIFDASTGPNGVAERSVLALGEGITREDLRFRTGSLTIDLGNGDQIRFADFDPEDPDSTRVLELIQFADGTSMTYQDVLDRGFDIDGTAGDDNGETGSSPMLVGTAVDDRIRGLAGNDVLAGLGGNDVLDGGAGSDHLQGGPGDDAYIVDAADTIYDPDGHNSVSFADATAAEDIDLVRTVQGGTEYFFLSIRGHELLAQNTSEPSFVSFRFSNGTSLSHAQLLGLRLFEDRTASGTEGNDVMSGYAGNDQLDGGEGNDALSGYLGADTLIGGSGDDILDGGAGDDQLVGGFGSDLYVFGANSGSDTIVDQGNTAAEDMIVFGAGVAPSDVALERAANGDLRIELAASGERIVIQGHFLDARNRIERLLFEDGTVIDRAVLDALQVPPIMGGAGDDTLIGTQWADTIEGLSGADVLDGGAGADRFVGGDGADTYVFDWGMGADTLVDTSAEGSTLRLGETLAFDSLSARRVGEDLRITVRGTSDGVRIEGYYAAPQTWTIQDSAGQTTTVDALVQATEARDADPVQALWDDYRYTIRSELAAEYRNQGFAFSGPDRLRYRSLEGSRISAHVSIIDQLITTDYRNLLTGATGSFTQQHHSEAWSLPRPIVWDRQVHIVEHIVLTDDAQILLPSGATSETSTAAVVLAATWGAPSGTSITRISNSGYTDGDFVFATENRTTEFSGTSTGTITGLSDQPPDATGNPYLSATSAPANIASDFLQEQTTRTIAQLRAGDSPNTIDGNGYTESMVDAGAGDDVVLRAGFQYGGAGNDRLEEGRVLLGGTGDDLLARGTYMAGGDGNDLLQGSDEINTFAFRDGESGRDVVTDSADAKDAYKAWYYGNVLGIANWRFRDEHGGRYLAHAGPTGSAPFDADYVVFDLAQLVDPALVDEADYPRIDNVDDYLAFYAYVRAHPERVEYIQPLPALPVTGANDYAALQPLYAAGVVALDTVALPERVTQENLRASLVQVPWRSPVSGSIETYAAIEIELGGGQSARFLLPHAEDGLGSGVEQFRFADGTVISTQALLDRIAPEASLDPQTADNVIEVTAADLGVYAPNTGYVIAGRAGDDRITGSGFGDWLSGDEGNDLLSGGGGDDVLLGGAGNDSLAGGPGEDVLIGGAGDDTYHFGTGTVADTVVSEHGGFDVVRVADGFSAADITLARNGDDLTIGLNGGADRMTLSDWFTSPERVRRIVFGDTSALDEAAISARTDHSLTALDDFTSVQEDAGSVTGNVLANDVDSEPGAILRVSNAGQYAGGYGTLSLAQDGNYTYTLDVATGQSLAQDERHIEAFGYTVEDHLLTRAEAVLQIEVQGQNDAPVLGLAQSAGTIREDGSAPAYVPVGDSLLVNGGFETGDFSGWSLTLAYPYYPHSTVVARIAPQSGTFSVASGQVGTTDVLSQSVSSLPDQTYFLEFWLASLTPVALPGASFSVHWNGTVVTSLVDVVLSQYTRFQYTVSGAAGGSSLSFVMRNDNDYWLLDNISVRAASLVDVVQEIQRTQGTVQFFDVDLSDAHVVRAAPAASGYLGTFAAQLLQDSTGTGAGEVGWRFEVNNADLAFLAAGQIRTQSYDITIDDGHGGVATQTVTVTITGAGAGSNSAPLAANDAIATQEDAGAVSVPPARLLENDVDADPADTLSVSAVTDSAAGARVMLQGATVTYDPGALFQSLRSGQTATDTFMYTVSDVAGATSSATVTVTVTGENDAPVVVRPLADQAVMEDAAFGFVVPADALADIDAGDALTYSASLTDGSALPAWLAFDPATGTFSGTPSNADVGTLGLKLTATDTAGASVSDVFDVTVANTNDAPVVATPLADQSVTAGSAFSFSFGAGAFADEDAGDSLSYSASLAEGSPLPVWLSFDPVVRTFSGTAGEDDVGSLQVWVTATDSSGAAVWDEFSLLVRSQHLTLTGTSGPDTLMGGAGNDLIDGAAGADTLIGGPGNDTYYVDDAADVVVENPAEGTDLVYSTVSYTLTSEVENLTLAGEAAISGIGNSLDNVLLGNAASNTLSGGAGNDILDGAAGGDSMAGGAGNDVYVVDNSADVVIETSGQGTDTARSFISYALGANVENLTLLGDAAIDGRGNAAANVLTGNSADNVLSGGAGNDVLDGAAGNDTLAGGSGADTMAGGTGDDLYIVDSSSDTITELANEGSDTVRSSVSLTLAANVENLTLTGTSGLSATGNALNNVLIGNSGNNALNGAAGDDVLDGAGGIDILSGGRGDDTFVVNGATTLVVENAGEGNDTVRSSVAYALGANLENLILLGSAALSGAGNAASNYLAGNSAPNALSGGAGNDILQGRGGNDVLADGSGNALLDGGAGADAIAGGGANELFVGGLGNDTLGTGAGADVIAFNLGDGQDTVGPSLGADNTLSLGGGIRYADLSFSRNGDSLVLNIGAADRITFASWYASSGNRSVANLQIIAEAMAEFDATSSDPLLSSKVQSFDFAQLVAAFDAGGQVGNWALTNALLDAHLVSSDTAAIGGDLAYRYGLHGTLSGIGLLPAQDVLNAVQFGAAAQMLRPLQELQQGQIRLS